In Cydia strobilella chromosome 6, ilCydStro3.1, whole genome shotgun sequence, one DNA window encodes the following:
- the LOC134742197 gene encoding tetraspanin-9-like isoform X2, which translates to MGCGTSFVKYVLFFFNLLFALIGIAMVGIGVAVVLNWQVVKDASRSLNVAPWLFIIIGAVVFLISFFGCCGAIRESHCMIVTYAIFLIVIIIVEVILAVCIFVYADSIKQALKTGMDRSFEEGRSLNPNPFHQIERQLSCCGKTGPIDYSVQAVANLPPECCDQGSQVCSIVNAYSTGCTTRMLDYYDKSHKIIAGITIGVACIEVVGALFALCLANSIRNMDRRYA; encoded by the exons CTGATCGGCATCGCCATGGTGGGCATCGGCGTGGCAGTCGTGCTCAACTGGCAGGTGGTGAAGGACGCCTCCCGAAGCCTCAACGTGGCACCGTGGCTGTTCATCATCATCGGGGCTGTGGTGTTCCTCATATCGTTCTTCGGGTGCTGCGGAGCTATTCGCGAGAGTCACTGCATGATTGTCACG TACGCGATCTTCCTGATTGTGATCATCATCGTGGAAGTAATCCTGGCTGTGTGCATCTTCGTGTATGCCGACAGCATCAAGCAGGCGCTGAAGACCGGCATGGACAGGTCCTTCGAGGAGGGCCGCTCGCTCAACCCCAACCCCTTCCACCAGATTGAGCGTCAG TTGTCCTGCTGCGGCAAGACGGGCCCCATCGACTACAGCGTCCAGGCCGTCGCCAACCTGCCCCCTGAATGCTGCGACCAGGGCTCCCAAGTCTGTTCCATCGTCAACGCCTACTCCACCGGCTGCACCACCAGGATGCTGGACTACTACGACAAATCGCACAAGATCATCGCTGGAATCACTATTGGAGTCGCTTGTATTGAG GTTGTAGGAGCGCTGTTCGCCCTGTGTCTCGCCAATTCCATAAGAAATATGGACAGAAG gTACGCCTAA
- the LOC134742197 gene encoding CD63 antigen-like isoform X1, translating into MGCGTSFVKYVLFFFNLLFALIGIAMVGIGVAVVLNWQVVKDASRSLNVAPWLFIIIGAVVFLISFFGCCGAIRESHCMIVTYAIFLIVIIIVEVILAVCIFVYADSIKQALKTGMDRSFEEGRSLNPNPFHQIERQLSCCGKTGPIDYSVQAVANLPPECCDQGSQVCSIVNAYSTGCTTRMLDYYDKSHKIIAGITIGVACIEVVGALFALCLANSIRNMDRRSRY; encoded by the exons CTGATCGGCATCGCCATGGTGGGCATCGGCGTGGCAGTCGTGCTCAACTGGCAGGTGGTGAAGGACGCCTCCCGAAGCCTCAACGTGGCACCGTGGCTGTTCATCATCATCGGGGCTGTGGTGTTCCTCATATCGTTCTTCGGGTGCTGCGGAGCTATTCGCGAGAGTCACTGCATGATTGTCACG TACGCGATCTTCCTGATTGTGATCATCATCGTGGAAGTAATCCTGGCTGTGTGCATCTTCGTGTATGCCGACAGCATCAAGCAGGCGCTGAAGACCGGCATGGACAGGTCCTTCGAGGAGGGCCGCTCGCTCAACCCCAACCCCTTCCACCAGATTGAGCGTCAG TTGTCCTGCTGCGGCAAGACGGGCCCCATCGACTACAGCGTCCAGGCCGTCGCCAACCTGCCCCCTGAATGCTGCGACCAGGGCTCCCAAGTCTGTTCCATCGTCAACGCCTACTCCACCGGCTGCACCACCAGGATGCTGGACTACTACGACAAATCGCACAAGATCATCGCTGGAATCACTATTGGAGTCGCTTGTATTGAG GTTGTAGGAGCGCTGTTCGCCCTGTGTCTCGCCAATTCCATAAGAAATATGGACAGAAGGTCTCGCTACTAA
- the LOC134742214 gene encoding ero1-like protein isoform X2: protein MKSEMAYKNCCVVFIIFALAIVQVVGYDTELYESTPCDSNVCFEALHGALGDCSCNVDTIDYFNNVKIFPRIQSLVSKDYFRFYKVNLKKECPFWADDSRCAMKYCHIKTCTKESVPGYENGYENEILDETPASKYSKEAQSNCNSDSDHDPDLGYLNMTISAASQYEIAKWKAHDDALENFCECDDRDAEAEYVDLSLNPERYTGYKGPSAHRIWRSIYQENCFRPKVNPYESFPYVLSTDLSNMCLEKRVFYRAVSGMHTSINIHLCSKYLLAEKAVGFVASPEGEWGPNLEEFQRRFDPSQTLGESPNWLKNLYFVYLLEMRALAKAGPYLEREEYYTGNPTEDEETREAIRNMLGVIYSFPDHFNESSMFNGGSQAATLKVEFREHFRNISRIMDCVGCDKCKLWGKLQTQGLGTALKILFSGKWDGPEDDPEQGRLPLRHKAHERLQRTEIVALFNAFARLSNSIRELENFRNMLRSHQEPTAFLECTKGKVVQ from the coding sequence ATGAAATCTGAAATGGCATATAaaaattgttgtgttgtgtttatAATTTTCGCTTTAGCGATAGTCCAAGTGGTCGGTTACGACACGGAACTGTACGAATCGACGCCTTGCGACAGCAATGTGTGCTTCGAAGCGCTCCACGGGGCTCTGGGCGACTGCTCTTGTAATGTAGACACGATAGACTACTTTAATAACGTCAAGATATTTCCCCGCATACAGAGCTTGGTAAGCAAGGACTATTTTCGCTTCTATAAGGTCAATTTGAAGAAAGAATGCCCTTTCTGGGCAGACGATAGCCGATGTGCTATGAAATACTGTCATATCAAAACTTGTACAAAGGAAAGTGTACCTGGATACGAAAACGGGTATGAAAATGAGATCTTAGATGAAACACCAGCAAGCAAATATTCTAAAGAGGCTCAATCTAACTGCAATTCTGATTCTGATCATGACCCAGACCTGGGTTACTTGAATATGACTATAAGTGCAGCCAGTCAGTATGAAATAGCAAAGTGGAAAGCCCATGATGATGCTCTTGAAAACTTTTGTGAATGTGATGACAGAGATGCCGAGGCGGAGTATGTGGATTTGTCTCTGAATCCCGAAAGATACACAGGATACAAGGGCCCTTCAGCACACAGAATTTGGAGGAGCATATATCAGGAAAATTGCTTCCGTCCTAAGGTTAATCCTTATGAATCATTCCCATATGTTTTGAGTACTGATTTGAGTAACATGTGCTTAGAGAAAAGGGTGTTTTATAGAGCAGTTTCTGGCATGCATACCAGCATTAACATTCATTTGTGCTCCAAGTACCTCCTGGCTGAAAAAGCAGTTGGTTTTGTTGCTTCCCCAGAAGGTGAATGGGGACCAAACCTTGAAGAATTCCAGCGTCGCTTTGACCCCTCACAGACACTAGGCGAAAGTCCAAATTGGctgaaaaatctttattttgtttatttattagaaatgagAGCTTTAGCCAAAGCGGGTCCGTACTTAGAAAGAGAGGAATATTATACAGGCAATCCCACAGAAGACGAGGAGACTAGAGAAGCTATTAGAAATATGCTCGGTGTTATCTACAGCTTCCCGGACCATTTCAATGAGTCTTCAATGTTCAACGGAGGCAGCCAAGCTGCTACACTGAAAGTCGAGTTCCGTGAGCACTTCCGTAACATATCAAGGATCATGGATTGCGTGGGGTGTGATAAATGTAAGCTGTGGGGGAAGCTACAGACCCAGGGGCTCGGCACAGCCTTGAAGATCTTATTCTCAGGCAAATGGGATGGTCCAGAGGACGATCCTGAGCAGGGCAGGTTGCCGCTGAGGCATAAAGCTCATGAAAGGTTGCAGAGAACAGAGATTGTGGCATTATTCAATGCCTTTGCTAGACTTTCTAACAGTATTAGAGAACTTGAAAACTTCCGGAACATGTTGAG
- the LOC134742214 gene encoding ero1-like protein isoform X1 encodes MKSEMAYKNCCVVFIIFALAIVQVVGYDTELYESTPCDSNVCFEALHGALGDCSCNVDTIDYFNNVKIFPRIQSLVSKDYFRFYKVNLKKECPFWADDSRCAMKYCHIKTCTKESVPGYENGYENEILDETPASKYSKEAQSNCNSDSDHDPDLGYLNMTISAASQYEIAKWKAHDDALENFCECDDRDAEAEYVDLSLNPERYTGYKGPSAHRIWRSIYQENCFRPKVNPYESFPYVLSTDLSNMCLEKRVFYRAVSGMHTSINIHLCSKYLLAEKAVGFVASPEGEWGPNLEEFQRRFDPSQTLGESPNWLKNLYFVYLLEMRALAKAGPYLEREEYYTGNPTEDEETREAIRNMLGVIYSFPDHFNESSMFNGGSQAATLKVEFREHFRNISRIMDCVGCDKCKLWGKLQTQGLGTALKILFSGKWDGPEDDPEQGRLPLRHKAHERLQRTEIVALFNAFARLSNSIRELENFRNMLSSQKETPKQNIFGGARDSSDKSKVKEHCASSGAKPQIWS; translated from the exons ATGAAATCTGAAATGGCATATAaaaattgttgtgttgtgtttatAATTTTCGCTTTAGCGATAGTCCAAGTGGTCGGTTACGACACGGAACTGTACGAATCGACGCCTTGCGACAGCAATGTGTGCTTCGAAGCGCTCCACGGGGCTCTGGGCGACTGCTCTTGTAATGTAGACACGATAGACTACTTTAATAACGTCAAGATATTTCCCCGCATACAGAGCTTGGTAAGCAAGGACTATTTTCGCTTCTATAAGGTCAATTTGAAGAAAGAATGCCCTTTCTGGGCAGACGATAGCCGATGTGCTATGAAATACTGTCATATCAAAACTTGTACAAAGGAAAGTGTACCTGGATACGAAAACGGGTATGAAAATGAGATCTTAGATGAAACACCAGCAAGCAAATATTCTAAAGAGGCTCAATCTAACTGCAATTCTGATTCTGATCATGACCCAGACCTGGGTTACTTGAATATGACTATAAGTGCAGCCAGTCAGTATGAAATAGCAAAGTGGAAAGCCCATGATGATGCTCTTGAAAACTTTTGTGAATGTGATGACAGAGATGCCGAGGCGGAGTATGTGGATTTGTCTCTGAATCCCGAAAGATACACAGGATACAAGGGCCCTTCAGCACACAGAATTTGGAGGAGCATATATCAGGAAAATTGCTTCCGTCCTAAGGTTAATCCTTATGAATCATTCCCATATGTTTTGAGTACTGATTTGAGTAACATGTGCTTAGAGAAAAGGGTGTTTTATAGAGCAGTTTCTGGCATGCATACCAGCATTAACATTCATTTGTGCTCCAAGTACCTCCTGGCTGAAAAAGCAGTTGGTTTTGTTGCTTCCCCAGAAGGTGAATGGGGACCAAACCTTGAAGAATTCCAGCGTCGCTTTGACCCCTCACAGACACTAGGCGAAAGTCCAAATTGGctgaaaaatctttattttgtttatttattagaaatgagAGCTTTAGCCAAAGCGGGTCCGTACTTAGAAAGAGAGGAATATTATACAGGCAATCCCACAGAAGACGAGGAGACTAGAGAAGCTATTAGAAATATGCTCGGTGTTATCTACAGCTTCCCGGACCATTTCAATGAGTCTTCAATGTTCAACGGAGGCAGCCAAGCTGCTACACTGAAAGTCGAGTTCCGTGAGCACTTCCGTAACATATCAAGGATCATGGATTGCGTGGGGTGTGATAAATGTAAGCTGTGGGGGAAGCTACAGACCCAGGGGCTCGGCACAGCCTTGAAGATCTTATTCTCAGGCAAATGGGATGGTCCAGAGGACGATCCTGAGCAGGGCAGGTTGCCGCTGAGGCATAAAGCTCATGAAAGGTTGCAGAGAACAGAGATTGTGGCATTATTCAATGCCTTTGCTAGACTTTCTAACAGTATTAGAGAACTTGAAAACTTCCGGAACATGTTGAG CTCGCAAAAAGAGACACCGAAGCAAAATATATTTGGCGGCGCTAGAGATTCCAGTGACAAGAGTAAGGTGAAGGAACATTGCGCTTCCAGCGGGGCGAAGCCACAAATTTGGAGCTAG